A single window of Solenopsis invicta isolate M01_SB chromosome 3, UNIL_Sinv_3.0, whole genome shotgun sequence DNA harbors:
- the LOC105194536 gene encoding dolichyl-phosphate beta-glucosyltransferase — MLSLEYLLYYGISLAVPVIILFLIIIYMISEQYPKISRDESEKFFFNCQTKRKEAFPSLHDPWSLHLSVIVPAYNEEQRLPPMLDECLEYLEERSKSGLTYEVIVVSDGSTDKTVDLAHRYSSKYDTLRVLKLVKNRGKGGAVRLGMLSARGSALLFADADGATKFNDLKKLDESLINVLGCDYMSKPEKTALSDAIICGSRAHLEKEETVKRSFFRLLLMHGFHFLVWLWCVRGIRDTQCGFKLLTRKSARTIFEALHVERWAFDVEMLYIAQTLNIPVTEIAVNWTEIEGSKIIPFWSWLQMGKDLFFIWLRYRIGAWKINKPKTT; from the exons ATGTTATCGTTAGAATATCTGCTCTACTATGGTATATCACTGGCTGTCCCCGTTATAATTTTG tttcttataataatatatatgataagTGAACAATATCCTAAAATCTCAAGGGATGAAAGTGAGAAGTTCTTTTTTAACTGTCAAACAAAGAGAAAGGAGGCATTTCCTTCGTTACATGATCCCTGGAGCTTACACCTCAGTGTCATTGTACCTGCTTACAATGAAGAGCAAAGAC tgCCACCAATGCTGGATGAATGTCTGGAGTATTTGGAAGAACGCAGCAAGTCTGGATTAACTTATGAAGTAATAGTAGTCAGTGATGGCAGTACAGATAAGACTGTAGATTTGGCACATCGTTACTCATCAAAATACGACACTCTGAGAGTATTAAAGCTTGTGAAAAATAGAGGAAAGGGGGGTGCTGTGAGACTG gGTATGCTGAGTGCAAGAGGCAGCGCATTATTATTTGCAGATGCAGATGGTGCTACCAagtttaatgatttaaaaaagttagatgAAAGTCTGATAAATGTTCTAGGAT GTGATTATATGAGCAAACCTGAGAAAACAGCATTGTCCGATGCAATAATATGTGGATCGCGAGCGCATTTAGAAAAGGAAGAAACTGTCAAACGATCCTTCTTCCGACTTTTACTTATGCATGGGTTTCATTTCTTAGTCTGGCTGTGGTGTGTTAGGGGCATCAGAGACACACAATGCGGATTCAAGCTTTTAACAAGAAAATCAGCAAGAACAATATTCGAAGCGTTACACGTTGAACGCTGGGCATTTGACGTAGAGATGCTATACATTGCACAGACTCTCAACATTCCTGTGACTGAAATAGCAGTAAATTGGACAGAGATTGAAGGCTCCAAGATAATACCGTTCTGGAGCTGGTTACAGATGGGCAAGGATCTATTCTTTATCTGGCTTAGATATAGAATCGGAgcatggaaaataaataaaccTAAAACGACTTAA
- the LOC113004669 gene encoding uncharacterized protein LOC113004669, producing MRIKERAKKIWIRQILRENRKFQVLMVPVPSEKIERKKRRSLRLPMDHIDHDLADTTPSLQREHTLRCQSANSSDRPTIGTPAEKCAPSARTQASNRYRPDFRTIDSSRCTVPTIIYANAMEMSRKYRIVGANTSTN from the exons atgag AATAAAAGAACGCGCCAAAAAAATTTGGATAAGACAGATTTTGCGAGAAAATAGAAAGTTCCAAGTTTTAATGGTGCCCGTTCCCTCcgagaaaatcgaaagaaagaaaaggagaagcCTGAGACTGCCCATGGACCACATTGACCACGATTTAGCTGATAcgacgccatctctacaacgcgaacatacactacgatgccaatcGGCCAATTCCTCGGATCGCCCGACTATTGGCACACCTGCTGAAAAATGCGCGCCAAGCGCACGTACACAAGCTTCAAATCGTTACCGTCCTGATTTTCGCACGATTGACTCATCCCGTTGCACTGTACCGACGATAATTTACGCGAACGCAATGGAGATGAGCCGCAAATACCGAATTGTAGGTGCGAATAcaagtacaaattga